Proteins from a genomic interval of Phalacrocorax aristotelis chromosome 3, bGulAri2.1, whole genome shotgun sequence:
- the RAB3GAP2 gene encoding rab3 GTPase-activating protein non-catalytic subunit isoform X2: MSCALVHFGHFQDLEAARDFLCPQRRQGGVAAGKESGKSTSWEDGGWGGWDEAELQEPEEEESVSKNQRNYWLQDCVLSLSPTNDLMVIANEQKAVFLVPKWKHSDKGKEEMQYAVGWSGSLNVEEGECVSSVLCIPLASQKRSSTGRPDWTCIVVGFTSGYVRFYTESGVLLLAQLLNEDPVLQLKCRTYEIPRHPGVTEQNEELSILYPAAIVTIDGFSLFQSLRACRNQVARAAASGNENVQPPPLAYKKWGLQDVDTIVDHASIGIMTLSPFDQMKTASNIGGYNAAIKNSPPAMCQYVTVGSNPFTGFFFALEGSSQPLLSHVALAVASKLTSALFNAASGWLGWKSKHEEEPAQKQKPKVEPATPLAVRFGLPDSRRHGERICLSPCNTLAAVTDDFGRVILLDVTRGLAVRMWKGYRDAEVGWIQTVEDLNERETEKMDFSPFGNAQGPSRVAQFLVIYAPRRGILEVWSTQQGPRVGAFNVGKYCRLLYPGYKIMGLNNVTSQGWQPQTHQICLVDPVSGSIKTVHVPFHLALSDKKSERAKDMHLVKKLNALLKAKTSDLDLIEAEAKELILDIKYPATKKQALESILTSERVPLSSLTNTTQTLMDNLKKQELECVDEGLLQFCANKLKLLHLYELVSKLNSQSIQKDTPPSDNDLAKLLRLEEKDFHRLQTLLENYKKENTRTTVQFADEKDDVLSVKVFLDYLEYEKDVINVKNMEDREYVALGSFLFWKCLCGESSTEEMCQALESAGFSPQILLSLLLNLWLSKEKDILDKPGSVSCLHTLLSLLSKMKVAIDESWDTQSVSPWWQQMRTACVQSENNAAALLSAHVGHSVTAQIIDSVTEKKFSQIIVGSDTESWEALSLDTEYWKLLLKQLEDCLILQTLLHSKVTKRTKRVSSLQTEPLGRLSVKKLLEAGKGGIADTVAKWVFKQGFSPLVLNLAQHRNNTDSTEESDEMHTNIFLEEPEADAGLETILELLQLAYQQFPCSLEVDVLHAHCCWEYVVQWNKDPEEACFLIRSIDHLRCIINAHVQHGIALMMWNTFIVKRLSSATYLMDKVGKAPKDRLCRRDVGMGDTAMTAFLGCCSDLLQTLLEADVNSDEMQAPVLDTEDAWVSVEGPVSIVELALEQKRIHYPLVEHQFVLCTILYAIMRFSLKSVKPLSLFDSKGKNAFFKDLTSIQLLPSGDMDPNVLSIRQQFLVKVVSAAVQTLYTSQKAEETSEEELFPFEKGKNWPTLAADLAQYLQISEDVVKRHYVCELYSYGMDHLGEEAFLQVSDKEVLASQLLILAGQRLAFALLHTQTKEGMELLARLPPTLCTWLKAMDPQELQNVEVPIATTAKLVNKVIEHLPENHGQYSLALNLIEAVEAISS, from the exons GCAAATCAACGAGCTGGGAAGATGGtggctggggaggctgggatGAAGCAGAATTACAAGAACCT GAAGAAGAGGAATCTGTTTCCAAGAACCAGAGAAATTACTGGCTTCAGGACTGTGTGTTGTCCTTGTCACCAACAAATGACCTGATGGTGATAGCTAATGAACAGAAAGCAGTCTTTTTAGTGC CTAAATGGAAGCACAGTGacaagggaaaagaggaaatgcagTATGCTGTTGGTTGGAGTGGCTCTCTGAATGTTGAAGAAGG TGAATGTGTGAGTAGTGTTTTGTGTATCCCATTGGCAAGTCAGAAGAG GAGTTCCACAGGCCGTCCTGACTGGACCTGCATTGTCGTTGGCTTCACCTCTGGCTATGTTCGTTTTTACACTGAG AGTGGAGTACTGCTGCTTGCACAGCTTTTGAATGAAGATCCTGTCCTGCAACTTAAGTGCAGAACCTATGAAATTCCCAGACATCCTGGTGTCACAGAACAG AATGAAGAACTAAGTATCTTGTACCCAGCAGCAATTGTGACAATTGATGGTTTCAGCCTCTTTCAGTCCCTTCGTGCGTGTCGCAATCAGGTAGCAAGAG CTGCAGCATCTGGCAATGAGAATGTTCAGCCTCCACCATTAGCTTATAAGAAATGGGGTTTGCAAGATGTGGATACAATTGTTGACCATGCTAGTATTG GCATCATGACACTGTCTCCTTTTGATCAAATGAAGACCGCCTCCAATATAGGTGGATATAATGCAGCTATAAAAAACAGCCCACCTGCTATGTGTCAGTATGTTACTGTTGGATCCAATCCTTTCACTGGTTTCTTTTTTGCCCTGGAG GGTAGCTCACAGCCACTGTTGTCTCATGTTGCCTTAGCAGTTGCAAGTAAACTGACTTCAGCGTTATTTAATGCTGCCAG TGGCTGGCTTGGTTGGAAGAGTAAACATGAAGAAGAACCTGCCCAAAAACAGAAACCCAAAGTTGAACCTGCAACCCCATTGGCAGTGAG atttggacTTCCAGATTCCCGTCGCCATGGTGAAAGAatatgcctttctccatgtaaCACTTTGGCAGCAGTAACAGATGATTTTGGAAGGGTTATTTTACTGGATGTTACAAGAGGACTTGCAGTTCGCATGTGGAAAG GATACCGTGATGCAGAAGTTGGTTGGATACAGACTGTAGAGGACCTTAATGAGCGGGAAACTGAGAAGatggatttttctccttttggaaATGCACAAGGTCCAAGCAGAGTGGCTCAGTTCCTTGTGATCTATGCTCCAAGGAGAGGCATTCTGGAAGTATGGAGCACACAACAAGGGCCTCGGGTTGGAGCCTTCAATGTGGGGAAATATTGTAG GTTGTTGTATCCTGGTTATAAAATAATGGGTCTAAACAATGTGACCAGTCAGGGATGGCAGCCTCAGACTCATCAGATATGCCTTGTTGATCCAGTCTCTGGAAGCATAAAAACTGTCCATGTACCTTTCCATTTAGCACTGAG TGATAAAAAGAGTGAGCGAGCAAAGGATATGCATCTAGTGAAGAAGTTAAATGCTTTACTCAAAGCTAAAACCTCAGACCTGG ATTTGATTGAAGCTGAAGCAAAGGAATTAATACTTGATATCAAATACCCTGCTACAAAGAAACAG GCTCTGGAAAGTATATTGACAAGTGAACGTGTGCCACTTTCATCTCTCACAAACACCACTCAGACATTAatggataatttaaaaaaacagg agCTTGAGTGTGTGGATGAAGGGCTACTGCAGTTCTGCGCGAACAAGTTAAAGCTGTTACATCTTTATGAACTCGTTAGCAAACTAAATTCCCAAAGCATACAGAAAGACACTCCACCATCAGATAAT GACTTGGCTAAGCTGCTTCGgctggaagaaaaagattttcatAGGCTCCAAACTTTGCTGGAGAactacaagaaagaaaacacccGAACTACTGTTCAGTTTGCTGATGAGAAGGATGACGTATTGTCTGTGAAAGTGTTCTTAGATTATTTGGAATATGAAAAGGATGTgattaatgtgaaaaatatggAAGACAGAGAATATGTGGCTTTAG GCAGCTTTTTATTCTGGAAGTGTTTGTGTGGGGAGAGTTCCACAGAGGAAATGTGCCAAGCATTGGAATCGGCAGGTTTTAGCCCTCAAATCCTATTG TCACTCCTTCTCAATTTATGGCTTTCCAAGGAAAAAGATATTCTAGACAAACCAGGTTCTGTCAGTTGCCTTCACACTCTGCTGTCACTTCTGAGCAAAATGAAAG TTGCTATAGATGAGTCATGGGACACTCAGTCGGTTTCCCCTTGGTGGCAGCAGATGCGTACAGCTTGTGTTCAGTCTGAAAACAATGCAGCTGCTTTGTTATCTGCTCACGTTGGACATTCTGTAACTGCACAGATAATTGACAGTGTGACAGAGAAAAAG TTTTCCCAAATAATTGTAGGTTCAGACACAGAATCCTGGGAAGCACTTTCCCTTGATACTGAGTATTGGAAACTTTTGCTGAAACAGCTAGAGGATTGCTTGATACTTCAAACACTACTGCATAGCAAAGTGACCAAAAGGACAAAAAGAGTTTCATCACTCCAGACTGAGCCTTTGGGCAGgctttctgtaaagaaattgCTCGAAGCTGGAAAAG GTGGTATTGCTGATACCGTAGCAAAGTGGGTTTTTAAGCAAGGCTTCAGTCCTCTTGTACTGAATTTGGCCCAACACAGAAACAATACAGATAGTACTGAAGAATCTGATGAAATGCATACTAATATCTTCCTTGAGGAACCAGAAGCAGATGCAGGCTTGGAAACAATCCTAG agCTGCTGCAACTAGCATATCAGCAATTTCCATGTAGTCTTGAAGTGGATGTACTCCATGCACATTGCTGTTGGGAATATGTAGTGCAGTGGAATAAGGACCCAGAG GAAGCATGTTTTCTCATTAGGTCTATAGATCATCTAAGATGCATCATTAATGCTCACGTTCAGCATG GTATCGCTCTGATGATGTGGAATACATTCATAGTAAAAAGGCTTTCTTCTGCTACGTATCTAATGGACAAG gttGGAAAAGCTCCAAAGGACAGATTATGCAGGAGG GACGTAGGTATGGGTGACACAGCAATGACAGCTTTTCTTGGCTGCTGTTCAGATCTTCTGCAAACATTGCTAGag GCTGACGTTAATAGTGACGAAATGCAGGCTCCTGTCTTAGATACTGAAGATGCTTGGGTGTCGGTAGAAGGACCAGTATCAATAGTAGAACTAGCCCTTGAGCAGAAACGCATTCACTACCCGCTTGTTGAACACCAGTTTGTGTTATGTACTATCTTGTACGCCATCATGAGATTTTCTCTGAAGAGTGTGAAGCCTCTCTCGCTGTTTGATAGCAAG ggcaaaaatgcatttttcaaagaCCTTACTTCAATTCAGCTGCTACCTAGTGGAGATATGGATCCAAACGTGTTATCCATACGACAACAG TTCTTGGTCAAAGTTGTGAGTGCAGCAGTTCAGACACTGTATACATCACAAAAGGCCGAAGAAACCTCAGAAGAGGaattgtttccttttgaaaaggGGAAGAATTGGCCAACCTTGGCTGCGGACCTGGCTCAGTACCTTCAAATCTCTGAGGATGTGGTCAAAAGGCATTATGTCTGTGAACTGTATAGTTACGGGATGGACCATCTTGGTGAAGAG gccTTTCTTCAGGTGAGTGACAAAGAAGTGCTTGCGTCGCAGCTGCTGATACTGGCTGGACAGAGACTGGCCTTCGCTTTACTTCATACACAGACAAAGGAGGGTATGGAACTCCTTGCTAGGCTTCCTCCAACGCTATGTACTTGGCTCAAAGCTATG GACCCCCAGGAACTTCAGAATGTAGAAGTGCCAATTGCAACAACAGCCAAACTGGTTAACAAAGTCATTGAGCACTTACCGGAGAATCATGGGCAGtacagcctggccttgaaccTGATAGAGGCCGTGGAAGCCATCTCATCGTGA
- the RAB3GAP2 gene encoding rab3 GTPase-activating protein non-catalytic subunit isoform X4 encodes MVIANEQKAVFLVPKWKHSDKGKEEMQYAVGWSGSLNVEEGECVSSVLCIPLASQKRSSTGRPDWTCIVVGFTSGYVRFYTESGVLLLAQLLNEDPVLQLKCRTYEIPRHPGVTEQNEELSILYPAAIVTIDGFSLFQSLRACRNQVARAAASGNENVQPPPLAYKKWGLQDVDTIVDHASIGIMTLSPFDQMKTASNIGGYNAAIKNSPPAMCQYVTVGSNPFTGFFFALEGSSQPLLSHVALAVASKLTSALFNAASGWLGWKSKHEEEPAQKQKPKVEPATPLAVRFGLPDSRRHGERICLSPCNTLAAVTDDFGRVILLDVTRGLAVRMWKGYRDAEVGWIQTVEDLNERETEKMDFSPFGNAQGPSRVAQFLVIYAPRRGILEVWSTQQGPRVGAFNVGKYCRLLYPGYKIMGLNNVTSQGWQPQTHQICLVDPVSGSIKTVHVPFHLALSDKKSERAKDMHLVKKLNALLKAKTSDLDLIEAEAKELILDIKYPATKKQALESILTSERVPLSSLTNTTQTLMDNLKKQELECVDEGLLQFCANKLKLLHLYELVSKLNSQSIQKDTPPSDNDLAKLLRLEEKDFHRLQTLLENYKKENTRTTVQFADEKDDVLSVKVFLDYLEYEKDVINVKNMEDREYVALGSFLFWKCLCGESSTEEMCQALESAGFSPQILLSLLLNLWLSKEKDILDKPGSVSCLHTLLSLLSKMKVAIDESWDTQSVSPWWQQMRTACVQSENNAAALLSAHVGHSVTAQIIDSVTEKKFSQIIVGSDTESWEALSLDTEYWKLLLKQLEDCLILQTLLHSKVTKRTKRVSSLQTEPLGRLSVKKLLEAGKGGIADTVAKWVFKQGFSPLVLNLAQHRNNTDSTEESDEMHTNIFLEEPEADAGLETILELLQLAYQQFPCSLEVDVLHAHCCWEYVVQWNKDPEEACFLIRSIDHLRCIINAHVQHGIALMMWNTFIVKRLSSATYLMDKVGKAPKDRLCRRDVGMGDTAMTAFLGCCSDLLQTLLEADVNSDEMQAPVLDTEDAWVSVEGPVSIVELALEQKRIHYPLVEHQFVLCTILYAIMRFSLKSVKPLSLFDSKGKNAFFKDLTSIQLLPSGDMDPNVLSIRQQFLVKVVSAAVQTLYTSQKAEETSEEELFPFEKGKNWPTLAADLAQYLQISEDVVKRHYVCELYSYGMDHLGEEAFLQVSDKEVLASQLLILAGQRLAFALLHTQTKEGMELLARLPPTLCTWLKAMDPQELQNVEVPIATTAKLVNKVIEHLPENHGQYSLALNLIEAVEAISS; translated from the exons ATGGTGATAGCTAATGAACAGAAAGCAGTCTTTTTAGTGC CTAAATGGAAGCACAGTGacaagggaaaagaggaaatgcagTATGCTGTTGGTTGGAGTGGCTCTCTGAATGTTGAAGAAGG TGAATGTGTGAGTAGTGTTTTGTGTATCCCATTGGCAAGTCAGAAGAG GAGTTCCACAGGCCGTCCTGACTGGACCTGCATTGTCGTTGGCTTCACCTCTGGCTATGTTCGTTTTTACACTGAG AGTGGAGTACTGCTGCTTGCACAGCTTTTGAATGAAGATCCTGTCCTGCAACTTAAGTGCAGAACCTATGAAATTCCCAGACATCCTGGTGTCACAGAACAG AATGAAGAACTAAGTATCTTGTACCCAGCAGCAATTGTGACAATTGATGGTTTCAGCCTCTTTCAGTCCCTTCGTGCGTGTCGCAATCAGGTAGCAAGAG CTGCAGCATCTGGCAATGAGAATGTTCAGCCTCCACCATTAGCTTATAAGAAATGGGGTTTGCAAGATGTGGATACAATTGTTGACCATGCTAGTATTG GCATCATGACACTGTCTCCTTTTGATCAAATGAAGACCGCCTCCAATATAGGTGGATATAATGCAGCTATAAAAAACAGCCCACCTGCTATGTGTCAGTATGTTACTGTTGGATCCAATCCTTTCACTGGTTTCTTTTTTGCCCTGGAG GGTAGCTCACAGCCACTGTTGTCTCATGTTGCCTTAGCAGTTGCAAGTAAACTGACTTCAGCGTTATTTAATGCTGCCAG TGGCTGGCTTGGTTGGAAGAGTAAACATGAAGAAGAACCTGCCCAAAAACAGAAACCCAAAGTTGAACCTGCAACCCCATTGGCAGTGAG atttggacTTCCAGATTCCCGTCGCCATGGTGAAAGAatatgcctttctccatgtaaCACTTTGGCAGCAGTAACAGATGATTTTGGAAGGGTTATTTTACTGGATGTTACAAGAGGACTTGCAGTTCGCATGTGGAAAG GATACCGTGATGCAGAAGTTGGTTGGATACAGACTGTAGAGGACCTTAATGAGCGGGAAACTGAGAAGatggatttttctccttttggaaATGCACAAGGTCCAAGCAGAGTGGCTCAGTTCCTTGTGATCTATGCTCCAAGGAGAGGCATTCTGGAAGTATGGAGCACACAACAAGGGCCTCGGGTTGGAGCCTTCAATGTGGGGAAATATTGTAG GTTGTTGTATCCTGGTTATAAAATAATGGGTCTAAACAATGTGACCAGTCAGGGATGGCAGCCTCAGACTCATCAGATATGCCTTGTTGATCCAGTCTCTGGAAGCATAAAAACTGTCCATGTACCTTTCCATTTAGCACTGAG TGATAAAAAGAGTGAGCGAGCAAAGGATATGCATCTAGTGAAGAAGTTAAATGCTTTACTCAAAGCTAAAACCTCAGACCTGG ATTTGATTGAAGCTGAAGCAAAGGAATTAATACTTGATATCAAATACCCTGCTACAAAGAAACAG GCTCTGGAAAGTATATTGACAAGTGAACGTGTGCCACTTTCATCTCTCACAAACACCACTCAGACATTAatggataatttaaaaaaacagg agCTTGAGTGTGTGGATGAAGGGCTACTGCAGTTCTGCGCGAACAAGTTAAAGCTGTTACATCTTTATGAACTCGTTAGCAAACTAAATTCCCAAAGCATACAGAAAGACACTCCACCATCAGATAAT GACTTGGCTAAGCTGCTTCGgctggaagaaaaagattttcatAGGCTCCAAACTTTGCTGGAGAactacaagaaagaaaacacccGAACTACTGTTCAGTTTGCTGATGAGAAGGATGACGTATTGTCTGTGAAAGTGTTCTTAGATTATTTGGAATATGAAAAGGATGTgattaatgtgaaaaatatggAAGACAGAGAATATGTGGCTTTAG GCAGCTTTTTATTCTGGAAGTGTTTGTGTGGGGAGAGTTCCACAGAGGAAATGTGCCAAGCATTGGAATCGGCAGGTTTTAGCCCTCAAATCCTATTG TCACTCCTTCTCAATTTATGGCTTTCCAAGGAAAAAGATATTCTAGACAAACCAGGTTCTGTCAGTTGCCTTCACACTCTGCTGTCACTTCTGAGCAAAATGAAAG TTGCTATAGATGAGTCATGGGACACTCAGTCGGTTTCCCCTTGGTGGCAGCAGATGCGTACAGCTTGTGTTCAGTCTGAAAACAATGCAGCTGCTTTGTTATCTGCTCACGTTGGACATTCTGTAACTGCACAGATAATTGACAGTGTGACAGAGAAAAAG TTTTCCCAAATAATTGTAGGTTCAGACACAGAATCCTGGGAAGCACTTTCCCTTGATACTGAGTATTGGAAACTTTTGCTGAAACAGCTAGAGGATTGCTTGATACTTCAAACACTACTGCATAGCAAAGTGACCAAAAGGACAAAAAGAGTTTCATCACTCCAGACTGAGCCTTTGGGCAGgctttctgtaaagaaattgCTCGAAGCTGGAAAAG GTGGTATTGCTGATACCGTAGCAAAGTGGGTTTTTAAGCAAGGCTTCAGTCCTCTTGTACTGAATTTGGCCCAACACAGAAACAATACAGATAGTACTGAAGAATCTGATGAAATGCATACTAATATCTTCCTTGAGGAACCAGAAGCAGATGCAGGCTTGGAAACAATCCTAG agCTGCTGCAACTAGCATATCAGCAATTTCCATGTAGTCTTGAAGTGGATGTACTCCATGCACATTGCTGTTGGGAATATGTAGTGCAGTGGAATAAGGACCCAGAG GAAGCATGTTTTCTCATTAGGTCTATAGATCATCTAAGATGCATCATTAATGCTCACGTTCAGCATG GTATCGCTCTGATGATGTGGAATACATTCATAGTAAAAAGGCTTTCTTCTGCTACGTATCTAATGGACAAG gttGGAAAAGCTCCAAAGGACAGATTATGCAGGAGG GACGTAGGTATGGGTGACACAGCAATGACAGCTTTTCTTGGCTGCTGTTCAGATCTTCTGCAAACATTGCTAGag GCTGACGTTAATAGTGACGAAATGCAGGCTCCTGTCTTAGATACTGAAGATGCTTGGGTGTCGGTAGAAGGACCAGTATCAATAGTAGAACTAGCCCTTGAGCAGAAACGCATTCACTACCCGCTTGTTGAACACCAGTTTGTGTTATGTACTATCTTGTACGCCATCATGAGATTTTCTCTGAAGAGTGTGAAGCCTCTCTCGCTGTTTGATAGCAAG ggcaaaaatgcatttttcaaagaCCTTACTTCAATTCAGCTGCTACCTAGTGGAGATATGGATCCAAACGTGTTATCCATACGACAACAG TTCTTGGTCAAAGTTGTGAGTGCAGCAGTTCAGACACTGTATACATCACAAAAGGCCGAAGAAACCTCAGAAGAGGaattgtttccttttgaaaaggGGAAGAATTGGCCAACCTTGGCTGCGGACCTGGCTCAGTACCTTCAAATCTCTGAGGATGTGGTCAAAAGGCATTATGTCTGTGAACTGTATAGTTACGGGATGGACCATCTTGGTGAAGAG gccTTTCTTCAGGTGAGTGACAAAGAAGTGCTTGCGTCGCAGCTGCTGATACTGGCTGGACAGAGACTGGCCTTCGCTTTACTTCATACACAGACAAAGGAGGGTATGGAACTCCTTGCTAGGCTTCCTCCAACGCTATGTACTTGGCTCAAAGCTATG GACCCCCAGGAACTTCAGAATGTAGAAGTGCCAATTGCAACAACAGCCAAACTGGTTAACAAAGTCATTGAGCACTTACCGGAGAATCATGGGCAGtacagcctggccttgaaccTGATAGAGGCCGTGGAAGCCATCTCATCGTGA